CTACCTTGgatcgacccaaacccagttgggtatccagatggagatagactgggtccagtttgagtcttgggtctagtaggattttaggaagtttgttttatttgggaaagtattatgtaatcttttaattTGGGTAGGATATGTAGGAGGAGATAGATAAcaagttatttcagttttagagtctaACTAGGAGTCGTTGAGTCTTTGGTTTCTGTCTTTGTTTTCccctttaaatacttgcattGTAACCAACGTATAGAACAGATTGAATATGGAATAGTTGAGTTATGGTTGAGTAGCCTGAGAGCTGTGTgagttttcttcttccccccccccctcccaccctCTTCTAATGtgatttcttctctccccctgcaactctgattcttCCCAGCGTCCCCTCTTCTCCTAAACAACCCTCCACCAAGCTCCCTACCCCTACAACTGGAGTGGTTCATTGAGAATCCCCATGCAAGGTTCAAAACTCGTCTCGAGGTGTCTCAACCAGGTCGAGAttttcgagatctcggcgagacaatgcattttttttgtttcggttggcaaatggccatagttggctccgaaactttaagagaagcttgttttaggcttaataaatatatttaaatcttcaaactgttaaaaaaaaaaccgaggAAATTACACACCCAAATTTGTactttggatttgcacccttggttggcactGAATGTCGAATCCTTGTGTAATATTTGCCTATACACACCGTTTTAGTGCTATGAGGCATAATGGGcaaataaaacaagtaaattatgcaataatggatgaagacacataatattgaataattattttaagaaatagttaaggacttaaagtaaaaactactaagtacagtgaacaatgcatattaaatAGACACCCAAGTACAGAGAACAATACGTATGATATAGACACCAaagtcttccatgtcccaagAATACAATATTGCGAGTCTATGACTGTCtattgatatgaactatgacgtgTAGGATAaagtccactcatggtccgaTGGAACCGATGTGCATTGTCTTCCGTTtgcatgacatatgaatgccacatcatagtGTTTGAGAAGAAACAATCAAGCAGGTCGAGATATCTAAGATTTCACCGAAATTCCGGTCAAAATTTTCGAAACACTACAGGTTTTAAGAATCATATGTAATCTCATCTCGAGGAGCTTGAGATTCTCGAGATATtcaagatctcggtgagatttAGAACTATGTCCCCATGGCCAAATATACCCATAGTTCAGATGAATTTTGTGCCCAAGTGAAGCCTGAACCCATCTACTAATATAGATTCGATCTGAAAACTAATATTAGGACAACTCCCACGCTAAAAACATTGGCTAAACAAGGTTGCTGCCGCATCAGTAGTCTTCAATACAATCCTCATGCATATGCACTAATGGCTTACATGCTCAACCATCATGTCATGGGCTTGGACCTTGTAGATCTTTTcccatacaacaacaacaagaagaagtcagccttatcccaactaaatggggtcggctacatggatcctttcaaaacaaagggaaaactgaggtcctcacaaagtgaaagtaaagtaagaggaatgaagaaatgagataagaaaagtgagaaatagaaaatgaaaaatgaaagtaagagcaaagaggatagcccaagaaatcaggaaaatcAAAGCTACATTGTGTCgacaacatggatccttaccctccaacaGGCTCtttttgaggtcatacttggcacaagacccagatTATGCATGTCAATCTTAACAActtcacctatggtcattttaggcctgcccctagctcttttagctccatcaatcggaatcagatcactcttccttactagGGTGTccccaggcctccgttgcacatggtcaaaccacctcagacgacattctcgAAGCTTGTTGCtaatcggggcaactcccacatcagctctaatacgttcgttcctcactttatccttcctagttttgtctCACattcatcttaacatcctcatctctgtaacacatagcttcgctatatggcacttcttaactgcccaacattccgccccataaaTTATAGCAAGTCAGACCACAGTCTtgtaaaactttcctttaagctttaaaggaatgtgtcggtcATACAGTACTCtggtcgcacctctccacttcattcatccctctttaattctttgtgaaacatcatcatcatctatgtcaccttctttgtgtatgataggccctagatatctgaaatagtcaccTTCTTTAGATCTTTTCCCATACACACCgtataaatgatgaaatttgTATGTAATCTGTAATTGTGTTAACTACTGATGTACAACCCTTGTAAGTTACGTACCTGTTGTCAAGGTTTGAGATTTTAGGTTCGACCCTATATTTtgggtttcgatcgaaattcaACCAAAACTCATGTGTCAGCTGGCCATTTTGTTTGGCCATATTTTGGCCCAAAACTTtagggaaaccctaattaaacaTTTTTAAACATATTGGAATCTTTAGATTGTAAAAGAGCCACACCTAGAATAGTAGTTCGGTTTCGTGCTCTAAGTTGGTAGTGTATGCCATACCTTGCTGTATGCTTTCTCAAATATAgcttattctacacataatttagtatgagaacacacaaaattcaatgaaaacaaCTAAGATACGcattaggaatgaagaaaaCCATTTAATATAACATAATGTCAAAGTGTTACAAATACAAGTATTATACTTAGTCAAGTATAAATATACAACTAAGGTTAAAACACCCCTGTGAAACCGTTCCTTCAACTCTATGTTAGTACCATATAGAGTTTTAGGAAGACTCAAAACCTTTGGGCTTAAGGTTATACCTCTAAGTTTGAATCTTACAAACTCTTGCTCAAATGTGGAAAATCGTCTTTGTAGATGTGTTGTAGTAGTCCTCAACACTTTGTTCCACCAAGAAATGTaggtgatttggccaaaaatatcaaatacttttttttgggagtTTTTTGCCCTTTAACAAATGAAGCCACCCGAAACTGAGTCAAAGCCGAAAGTTCGATTGAAACAGTGTTTTTTATATGTATTGTTTGTATCAAAATCGAGTTGAAACCAAAATGTCTGCCGAAATGCcaaaatttcggtcgaaacccTACATTCCTACCGAGTCACTCCTAGTTTTGTTTCAATCTTtgttgaaaccgaaatatttcacaAAATCTCagtggtttcgaccgagatttcaaACTATAACTTACAAATACTAGTGTACAACCAAGGCTAAAACACCCACATGAAACCATTCATCTAACTCTATGTCAATACCACAGAGTTCCGGGAAGGCTCAAAACCTTTGGAGAAAAAGGGTATACCTCTAAGTTTTAATCTTACACAATAGGCTCAATTACGGCCAATTGTCGCTATAGATTCGTTGTAGTAGCCCCTAACACTTTGTTTCACTAAGAAATGCAGGTGATTTGGCAAAACCACTCAAAACTCACGAAATGGGTCGAGGTTGAAAGAAACTATGCTTTTATATGAACTGTTTTGTACTAAAACCAAGTCGAAAACGAAATTTAGGTCGAAACCCTGCATTCCTGTTAATCGCACCCAGTTTGGTTTCAACCTTTGTCGGAACCGAAATATTTCGTGAAATCTCAGTTGTTTCGAACTATGCCTGTTGTTTGATTAGCATGGCCTGGCAAAACATACAAAACAAACCTGGTGGTTACGGACTACGGGTGCAAGGGTTCAGGCTGGGTAGAGAAATGGTAGATGCTGAACCAAATGGAGCTCAAGCCCTGTCTAATTTGTTTTGGTTCAAAATTAAGCCCAATTTCAGCCTGACTTGCACCCTCTATCACTAACATTGTCTTTTGCCAATAATTCTCATATTTTATGACACAAAATATTGCTCCTGTCCACATGTGGTGGAATTAGGTTTTCCTTTTCGGTGCCCTATCAAAAGCCACATATTTTGTCTTCCGTAAGAAATTTGTTCATGCATATTCATGTCAATTAACATCCTACATTTGTGAGATATCTGTGGGGAACttgttatttttcccatttttgttTTGCGAGAACTCGTTTTGAATGATATTTACTTCTGTCCTTATATTTTTGTGTAATATGCATGAATTTTAATTCTATGTGCTATTGTCTTTTAGCATGACGTTAAGATAATCATGCTTCTTTGGCAGTTCATTCATATAGAAGTTGTTAGTAATGGAACCTTCTCTTATATAATTGATTGATGTAGCATAATCATTTACCTAACTACCAGTTCTTCCCGTGGTTACATGTAATTATGATGGTTATTGCATCCACATGCATTGATATTTTTCTCAATCAATTCATGGCAGGTAAAAAATGAGGAAGAGGAATTTAACACAGGACCACTCTCTGTTTTGATGATGAGTGTTAAAAATAATACTCAGGTAAactctctcccaaaaaaaaaaaaaacccagctaTCTGCACCCACACACAAGATTTAATCTGAGGCTTTAACCTGCAGAACCTCAAGGCTTGTGCTTTATGCAGTATGTTGTGAAGCAACAACACGTGTTCTTTAAATACTGGCTTTGTTAGATTTGGTTTATTCAGCAAGTTTGTTTCAAAGTTTGCTCTACATGTCTTCTTTCTAAAATTTTCCACGTCATCAGGTACTCATTAATTGCCGGAACAACAAGAAACTTCTTGGTCGTGTGAGAGCCTTTGACCGCCACTGCAACATGGTTCTTGAAAATGTCAGGGAGATGTGGACTGAGGTTTGTTTGGAAGTGAAatttccccccctttttcttgcTGTTATATATGCTACTTTTAAGTAAGCATTCTGATTTATTCTGCAGGTACCAAAGACtgggaagggaaagaagaaagcaCAGCCAGTGAACAAGGATAGGTTCATCAGCAAGATGTTTCTTCGTGGAGACTCTGTTATCATTGTTCTGAGGAATCCTAAATGAGAGATAATGGTGCCTTGTCTAAACTTGTTTCGTATAGAttgatcgagttcttgtaataTGCTTTGATTTGAATTATCCACTCTGGTGGTTGGTAGATGTTCTTTAAATATCTTTGTTTTGCCAGTATAGATCCATTCCTTATTAGAGCAAACATGTAGTAGATAAACTGCATAGTTTTAAAACCTTAGTAGATCTTGATCTAAAAAAAGGATGCTGGTTATTTTATTTCCTGGTTTTCCCCTGCACTGGGCTATCTAGACCAGACCGAAAAGCGTCGTTCTGTTTTTCCAGTTTGAGTGCCGGACCAGTGCAGTCTAGTGTTAAAAACCATGATTAACTGCACTGCTTGCCCTCGTGAAAATTTTCTCCTGTGTCTGTTGTATTCCAAACGTGGTATGGGGTGGGAATGGTTATTAGGAATATTGAGAAAGGAGCCCATTGTCCTTTATGTTGTTTCATTTACACTCTTAAGTCTTAAAGCTATTTTTGTGGGCTCAAAGCTTATTTTGAAAGTGAAATACTCTGACCACATGGTGAAAATGATAGCTTTACTAGTTTGTCTCAACCTTTGCCaattgaatagaaaaaaaaaaggtatttcaTTAGCTTGTGGTCAGGTGTAGTGCATCCTGATAGTGTGACTTGTAGCACATACTTCAATGATCTTGAATTGAAAAGAGAATACTTCTGATATGAAACTGATATAATACCTTAACTGTGCAACTTAATGCTCCTAATTTAAAATTACTTGGCTGAAGTCTGATCCAAGAGATGATCTAGCTAGACTGTTGGTTAACGAACTAGAAGCAAAGAAATGAGATAGAAGGTAAAACAGGAAGTAGAGAGCAAGGAGTCGAAGTAACACCGCACTAGCACACAGACATAAAGAGAACTTTTTTATGCAGGAAAGTGACTATTCACTCAATATACTCTGAGCCCCACCAAATCAGAAATTCCATTAGGAATTCCTTTGAATACATTCTTTGAGGTGACTGGCATACAGCCAGATCAAACCCTGTGTCCAAGTATGAAATAATTGCAGTGGTTCTCAAATGAGTCTATTCTAAATGGTTTGggttgattttatttttgctttcagAAGTTTCTTAAGATCCTGATTCTAATACTAAGTTCACTATTATGGCAAGCTTGTAAAAGAATGTTGAGGAGATTTCATAAATGAGTAGTTACTGCtaatgaatgaagaaaatatGTGCAATAGATTTTGTTTACCCTGTGGCGTGTCAGTTGTATAACTAGGCAGCATGTGTTGCAGGTATATTTTTTGGAGCTTTTTATGGAGAGATGTATTGTTGACCAGGGAATTGTTTGTGTCAAAGTGCCTTAAAAGGATTTGTTTCTATGTTGAACTGCATGGGACCAAATTTCTTGTATCACTGATTTGTGCAAGTAGAAGTATTAAGTGTTCAAGTTGTATCATTCCGGGTACTGCCGCTGCAAAGCTCCTGTTTTTACACACCTTcctcccctcttcttttttcttttgggggggggggggtggggaagggTTGTTCAGCCCTGAACTAAAATACTAATGTTTCGATATTAAATCTGATACAGGATTTAGGAAAGGCAAATCTTCTATATTAGCTGTGTAATTCCCTCATTATATTGTTAGACAGGGCAGGCCATGCGTTTCTTGTGGGCGGCACAGCTGATTTGAGGTTGTCGACTTTCAAGTGCGACTATATGCAACCATAAGATAACAGTCAAAAATTACTGAAACTCCATGGTGGAGACAAATCTCTCTTCTTTTGGAACAAAAGACCCACTGATCTCCGtcgtctttttttcttttgaaaagaaGCTATGGATGCCATGGTTGTGTCCATCAAGAATTCACTTGTTTATTTAGATAACTTGCAATTATGTAAGATGGGGTCCCCATAGGAAAGAGATACGATAATTTTTATATAGGCTATCAGTGACACTGATTGAAGCAAGAAAAGAAACCTGTAGGTATGCATTGTCCATCTTGACTTTCGAGGTTTTACCCAAGCCATCCTTCAATGCCATCAAAGAGTTTGTACCTGGAGACGCTCCGGTGGAGAATGGGATCACTGGCGGGTTTAAAGACGATGGAGGAGCATTTGCATTTATCTAGAGTCTTGAGTTTTGGtcccattttcttttaatttcgtATGGTTTCTTGTCTAAACCGCAGGGTGAAGTTTTAGCCACCAATCCCTAtcgggttttagtatgttccccaaaCTGCCCTCTTGATACCCCTGGGCATCTGAAGCCCCCAAAGTgaaaggattgaagaaaaactggtcctttcttttttggattAGTAGGAAAATTCGATCCTTTCGTTTTTCTGCACAAATTTTCATTCACCTGTAGAGAAAAAAGATTTACTTCAGGTGTGGTGACTTGTGGTTGAACGCTAATGTTAGCAGTAAC
The sequence above is a segment of the Telopea speciosissima isolate NSW1024214 ecotype Mountain lineage chromosome 7, Tspe_v1, whole genome shotgun sequence genome. Coding sequences within it:
- the LOC122670076 gene encoding small nuclear ribonucleoprotein Sm D2-like, giving the protein MSRPMEEDATQVKNEEEEFNTGPLSVLMMSVKNNTQVLINCRNNKKLLGRVRAFDRHCNMVLENVREMWTEVPKTGKGKKKAQPVNKDRFISKMFLRGDSVIIVLRNPK